The following are encoded together in the Thunnus albacares chromosome 7, fThuAlb1.1, whole genome shotgun sequence genome:
- the LOC122985361 gene encoding hatching enzyme 1.2-like has product MAFLKYTLSFLILLVVSDCSWAEEKQLSVSELLWRANKDVVRTEKEPFVLDDIAYDNENERNADPCTAEDCMWSKSADGNVYVPYVIAGHYSPREYAIIQRGLESFSSVSCIRFVERDAQRDYLSIQSDNGCWSYVGRRGNAQTVSLDRSGCLYHNTVQHELLHALGFNHEQCRSDRDQYIRVLWENIMPGWEYNFDKINTLNQNTPYDYTSIMQYHRYAFSGNGKPTMQPIPNANVDFGTSTEMSKNDILRLNRLYKCW; this is encoded by the exons ATGGCTTTCTTGAAGTACACGCTCAGTTTCCTGATCCTCCTTGTGGTCTCCGACTGCTCCTGGGCTGAAGAGAAG CAACTATCTGTGTCTGAGCTGCTGTGGAGGGCCAACAAGGATGTTG TGCGTACGGAGAAAGAGCCCTTTGTTCTGGATGACATTGCTTatgacaatgaaaatgagagaaacGCTGATCCCTGCACCGCCGAGGACTGCATGTGGAGCAAATCTGCTGACGGAAATGTCTATGTGCCCTATGTGATCGCTGGACATTACT CACCTCGTGAATACGCCATCATCCAGCGTGGCCTGGAGTCCTTCTCCAGTGTCTCTTGCATTCGCTTCGTCGAACGCGACGCCCAGAGAGACTACCTGAGCATCCAGTCCGACAACGG CTGTTGGTCCTACGTTGGCCGCCGTGGTAACGCTCAGACAGTGTCTCTGGACCGTAGTGGCTGCCTCTACCACAACACCGTCCAGCATGAGCTGCTCCACGCCCTCGGCTTCAACCACGAACAGTGCCGCTCTGACAGGGACCAGTACATCCGAGTCCTGTGGGAGAACATCATGCCCG gTTGGGAGTACAACTTCGACAAGATCAACACTCTGAACCAGAACACTCCCTATGACTACACCTCTATCATGCAGTACCACAG GTATGCCTTCTCTGGGAACGGTAAGCCCACTATGCAGCCCATCCCCAATGCAAATGTTGACTTTGGCACCAGCACCGAGATGAGCAAGAATGACATCCTCAGACTGAACAGGCTGTACAAGTGTTG GTGA
- the LOC122985363 gene encoding hatching enzyme 1.2-like — MVAQKCILGLVVLVAVSAWAEEEGLTTSERIERVNRDAVRSPDEPFVEDDVAFDSEAERNADPCTAKGCMWPKSANGKVYIAYVISSEYSPREVSVIERGLQSFHDFSCLRFVKRTGQTDYLNIQSLNGCYSYIGRLGNAQTLSLQRSGCVYHDTVQHEVLHALGFQHEQKRSDRDQYIRVVLENVTPGKEHNFDKVKTLNLGTTYDYESVMHYSKYAFSKNNKPTLVAIPDSSVQFGTATEMSQKDILRLNRLYKC, encoded by the exons ATGGTTGCACAGAAGTGCATTCTGGGCCTTGTGGTCCTGGTGGCTGTCTCAGCCTGGGCTGAGGAGGAG GGTTTGACTACTTCAGAGCGGATTGAGAGAGTCAACAGAGATGCTG TCCGTTCTCCTGATGAGCCCTTCGTAGAGGACGATGTTGCCTTTGATTCTGAGGCTGAGAGAAATGCTGACCCCTGCACGGCCAAAGGCTGCATGTGGCCCAAGTCTGCCAATGGAAAAGTCTACATAGCCTACGTCATTTCCAGCGAGTACT CCCCTCGTGAGGTGTCAGTCATCGAGCGTGGACTGCAGTCCTTCCATGATTTCTCTTGTTTGCGCTTTGTCAAACGCACCGGTCAGACAGACTACCTGAACATCCAGTCCCTTAATGG GTGTTACTCTTACATCGGCCGTCTAGGCAACGCACAGACACTGTCCCTGCAGCGCTCAGGTTGTGTTTACCACGACACGGTCCAGCACGAGGTGCTCCACGCACTGGGCTTCCAGCATGAGCAGAAACGCTCTGATCGGGACCAGTACATCCGCGTTGTGCTGGAGAACGTCACTCCTG GAAAGGAGCACAACTTTGACAAAGTCAAGACTCTGAACCTGGGAACCACCTACGACTACGAGTCTGTTATGCATTACAGCAA GTACGCCTTCTCCAAGAACAACAAGCCCACCTTGGTGGCTATCCCTGACTCCAGTGTTCAGTTTGGCACGGCCACTGAGATGAGCCAGAAGGACATCCTCAGACTGAACAGACTGTACAAGTGCTGA